Proteins encoded together in one Deltaproteobacteria bacterium window:
- a CDS encoding ornithine cyclodeaminase family protein (catalyzes the interconversion of alanine and pyruvate), whose protein sequence is MKTLIFTRKDVQKVLTPSVANKTIEKAFKAYGLGQADMPAKSYLTFKKGDLRSMPAYIHGQGFDIAGIKSVNVHPENAMYNLPTVMAVIILADPKNGFPLAILDGTYLTSIRTGAAGALAAKFLSRKTAKIAGFVGCGVQARTQLACILEVRKLKTVKIWQFTPEDETAPRFKEWVEKTYKLETIISPAIDEVTTNVDILITTTPSRRPLVNRVSPGTHINAVGADAEGKQEINPKIVKQAKVVIDDWAQASHSGEINVPVRNKQLTKKDIYAGLGDIVAGKEKGRVSDEEITLFDSTGLAIQDISCAYTVYKALKDRPGIKKIELF, encoded by the coding sequence TATGGCCTGGGCCAGGCCGATATGCCGGCAAAGAGTTATCTCACTTTCAAAAAGGGAGATTTACGGTCTATGCCGGCGTACATTCACGGCCAGGGTTTTGATATTGCCGGTATAAAAAGTGTAAATGTGCACCCCGAAAACGCCATGTACAACCTTCCCACGGTCATGGCGGTAATCATCCTTGCCGATCCAAAGAACGGATTTCCGCTGGCGATACTGGATGGCACATACTTGACCAGCATCCGTACCGGCGCCGCGGGGGCATTGGCTGCTAAGTTCTTGAGCAGGAAAACCGCTAAAATTGCCGGATTTGTCGGTTGCGGCGTTCAGGCGCGCACACAATTGGCATGTATTCTGGAAGTGAGGAAATTAAAAACTGTCAAAATATGGCAATTCACCCCGGAAGATGAGACGGCGCCGAGATTTAAAGAGTGGGTAGAGAAAACATACAAACTGGAGACGATCATCTCTCCCGCTATTGATGAAGTAACAACCAACGTCGATATCCTCATCACTACGACGCCGTCCCGCAGGCCGTTAGTAAATAGGGTTTCACCCGGAACTCACATCAATGCCGTCGGCGCCGATGCCGAAGGAAAACAGGAAATCAACCCGAAGATAGTAAAGCAGGCTAAAGTGGTCATTGACGATTGGGCGCAGGCGTCACATAGTGGAGAGATCAATGTGCCCGTCCGCAATAAACAACTTACGAAAAAAGATATCTATGCGGGGCTCGGAGACATTGTCGCAGGAAAGGAAAAAGGAAGGGTATCGGACGAGGAAATTACCCTCTTCGACTCCACGGGCCTTGCAATTCAGGATATATCCTGTGCATACACCGTATATAAAGCGCTCAAAGATAGACCGGGGATTAAGAAGATCGAATTGTTTTAA